Part of the Aptenodytes patagonicus chromosome 2, bAptPat1.pri.cur, whole genome shotgun sequence genome, ttgctcATATTATACACAGAGTCTGGCCATTTGGGTATGTAGATAGATCTCAGAAAGCTTAGTGTGCTGCTGTCCACCAcagcctctgcctggctgagggaAAAGGAGATACTTAGGAAGATGCAAGTCTTTCAAAGGACACTTAATCACACGAGTCACTTCAGGTGGGTGAGAGCAGAGCAAATCCATGCTTTTGCTGATGCTCTTCTTTCCAGCTCTGTGTTGTTGGCTGGTTGAAAAACCACTGTCTCCTACAGGAGGCATCATTGGGGCGTAACTTGTGTGACTGCCAGATGTACCTCAGGATAGCCCAGAAGTCATTAGACCTATTCTATCCAACCAGTTTTAgccttttttaaagtttttattcttttaatatcaAAAAAGTAGACTTCTCTCATGTCTGCAACCTCAGAGGAAGTAGGCTCGAATCCATTTCTCCACTCGGAGCCCAGCGAAGGGTTTTGCCTGCTTTATTTGCACGTGTGGACATCGTAGACTCGTATGCACTCCTGGCAGCGGACATAGCAGCACCAGTGGAAGATACAGTGACACTTCTCTTTCCGTTTCTCAGTCCTTGTGTTGTGCCCGCGGCCGCAGCACAAAAGGTCGCAACCATCAATCCCGTGGGAAGTAACATTACAGATCCTGTCACGGGTCCCAAAGGAACCTGTCTCAGGGTTGGGCTCGCAAAAGTTTGGTGAGTTCTCGTAGTAAACCAGGTCCTTCTCGGTCGGAGCCTTGAAGAAGTTGTATTTGGGCCTGAGGGTCTCGACCCAGCCACGGGATTCTCGATGTTTTTCCACCACCATTTCAGAAGCGCTATCGTACTTGTCCTTGAGGTAGTCACCGATGACCCTGAAGTCTGGCTGAGACCACCAGCAGGTCTTCACTTCGCAGCTGCCTGAGAGGCCGTGACATTTGCACTTAAGATGCATGAGTTCAATAATAGActgaaaaagaggagaggaaaggcaaagaagaagGAAGACATTAGCCTGTAATCAAAATACATACTGCATTCTGATATTTAGCCAGGATTTCCTAAGGAGTTGCAGTGTTTTCATAGATACATTTACACACTTTTGAACAAAAATCACCTTATCCTCCAGTCAATGCCCTGCACAGATGCTGGATCTGAGGCAGATAAAACCTCTGCAACTTTATTGTTTTCAGTGACTATCTCTGATTCCCACCCCAACTTTAAGCATCTACCAAGTGCTTTCACCAAGGGCTGAAGTGATTTCTGTGCATACCAACTTCTATCTTATCAATGTTCACGGCTGAGTATTGCAGTCCTGTCACCCAGGAACACAATTCAGACACATCGAGGCAGAGAAGCAAAGAACACAGAAATCTTCTAGATCAGTGTTTTCGTAAATGAAATATACAGCTATTCCACTGCAAATTAAAGAAATGTGAAACGTCCTAACGATCTAGTCCAGAATTCCATCTTGTATGTATGTTTTCATTAAGCAAAGAAGATTCTAGCCTTGCTTGTGGCTATGTTcagaaacctgaaaaataatgtatttttatttttaagccagACTTACGATTTTTCTAaaatcatttcaaagaaaaaatcaGGAGTCCAACTTTTGATTTTGAAAGGCTTAGACTTCAACATAAAACACTGTCCCGGAATAAATGGAAAGGTGATTATTGATCCCAGAAATTTGCTATTCGCTTTTACCTCTTATGAAATTAGTCTAAAGGTTTCTAGAGGTGTTGCCCTCCAGTATTCTGAGGTGGGAGACAGCCTTATGCAACTTACTTGATAATCTGCATTTTCAGACTGATCAGCAAATTTCTGGGTACGTGAACAGACTAGTGCCAGCCTGAGTCCAAAAGATTTGCCATGAATCAGCACCTTGGTGTTCACCAGGTGCTTTCCTGTGTTATTTACGGAGCATCACCCGCCGCAAAGGAGGTTGTAATTAGCGATGAGAGAGAACCACAAAATGTTTGGTTCATATAATCATGCTGAACTTAATCAAAGCTTCTGGCGTAGTGGTAGGGTTTGAGTTCATATGGGAACTAATATGAAACGTTGCCTATGGCTCAGGTTTAGCTGGAGACACTTGAGTATGGAGACCTGGAAGAGCTACCCCATGAGTGCTGGCACGGTGAGAACGGAAAACACTAGTGCTTTGTAAAACAGTAGGATTTCAGATAATGGTGTGACATCTGCTCTCTAATCTTTGACATCTGTAAAATTTCCAAAAATAACTCAGTGTCAAGTAACAAGACTTGCAGTAAAAAGACCTCTGCAGGCCTGTGATCACAGGGGTGTTTGCTCAAAGCTCAGTTTTTCCAAGGATTCTCACTTTAAGGCAAAACCCTCCTTTCCACTCTACCCAGCTTCTCCACAGTCCTATTTGTCTCATTATCTATCCCAGCAACTGCCACCAGCAATGCACGATACCTTGGGGTACCTGGGGTAATTTGGGCCAGTGCTGGAGGAAACCATGTTATTGCTTCCAGTCATCTACATTGcagataatttttgtttctggtggtatttcattttgaaaggttGTATTCCCTATTTCAGACCAGCTCTCCTGCGGTGTGAGGTGGGATAACTCCACCAGGGTTTGATGTTGTCCACCTGAGGAGCTCACACCGAAGTCCTAGCCTGCCTGAGGACAGCTGTTTCCTAGCACAGCGCAACTGTGGTGGTTTTGCTATAGCTCACTGCACAGTCATATGTCCTCCTAGACATGTGTAAGGCCTTCTGCTGAGGGAACAAGACCACATGAATCTCTTCTGATCACAGTGAGATATCTTTCTTCCACTGAGGGATAAGCTATCTCAAGTTTACtacatgagaaaaaaatgctgttatctCAGAGAAGCTGCGCCACAGTCGCCATTAGCAAGAGCTCTGTGGTTCAGTTTCACAAATTGTTTCCCATAGATTACATTCTTCTGGCATTTATGGGCTATTCTTGAGATGAAAAAGAGAACGTCCTCTTACAGGGATTGTTCCACCTTAAGGAAAAAATTCCCTGTGTACGAGGCAGTCACTGCGAGGAGGGCAAGATTTTGTGCTTTCTGTTCCCTTATACATTTTGCTCCATGACTGTTTGAAGGGAAAACACATTAGCTGGCTTTGGGGCATGGTCCAAGTTTAATCAGGAGGTACCAGAGTCACATTccctcttattttctttaaatattcccTGGGAAATAGAACAGCGTTGAGAAGAGGGGTGGTGGGAAATGCTCTCATGCTCTTCCCCACCCTCAAGCCTACAGAGCAGAGTGGTGATCCCAGGGGAATGGACAGTTACACTCGAACtaggattcagttgcctaaacacatGCATCTAATGCCATTTGTGAGCTCCAGGGGTGTCTAAGCCATCAGTCCCAAGATGGCAGAGGACCTGCAGGAGACACAGAGTCTTTCCCAGTAGCAGCCCAAGGACAGGCTGGATACTTCAGGATATCTCAGTTTATACTAAAATGCATTTGCTTAAGCAGCTGAATCCTCCCCATAAACCCTGGTCCCTCTCTCTCAACTTCAGATGTCTGCAGTACAGACATCTCTGGCTGTACAGCTCACCTTCTTCCTACAGCCAATGGAGGGGAACAGGCACAGTTAGGGCATCATTAACTGAGCTCTTTCAACTGTCTTCTTCAAGCTGGGATGAAATCCCATCCTAGACCTGTCTGTCTTGATCCATTCTCTATAAAAGAGGTCTGGACAACTGACTCCAAGGTAGACATTTAAATCTGGGTGGGTGAATTTACTTACAGCTTTCATAGATCAGGTACATTGATCACCTGCCTGACAAGAACTATCATAGGGCAGTTATCATCGTTTCATGATGTTAAACTGCCCAGATTTATGTTTGGTTATTCCCCTCAGTTCCCTCCCACTGTTCATTATGGCAGGTAAGACAAGATTAAAGGGAGATTGAGAAAAGTGAAACTAAATATCCTTACGGTCCTTCCAGCTTCGTTGTTGTGCCTGTTCATGGCAGACCGAGCATCTGGTCTGTTCTCTCGGGCATCCGCAAACTCCCGAGACACCATGCTCCCAAACTCCACGTCCTCGCTGCAGCCCCCCCATTTCCAGCCTTCCCCAGGAGAGCCCTTGTGGCGGGTGTCACAGCCGCAAATGGTGGCCGAGCCCTCGGCGCAGGATCTGGTCACAGCGAAAGCCACTCCGGCAGAGGCAATGGCATGGACAAAGGCTGATTCCCTGGTAGCTGTGAAAGAGAGAAATCAATGAATAGTGGCCAGTGAAGGGACCAAGCATGGCTTTGATCAGCCCTGTGAACACGTTCTCTCGAGAGCATGGCACGAGGCCAGGAAACTCTCCTCTTCCCTGTGGTCCGGCTTGGACCTACTCCAAAGACATTTTCTTATACTAGGAAATAAGCTCCTGTGTAGACAGGACCAGGCTTGATTCAAGGCCACTGAGGTCAGACAAGAAGTTTCGACTAAGGTCATCCTAAGGTCTTAGgatggcaaaacaaaaagcagtgcAAGCTTGAGTTTCAGGGGGCATATAGAATATACTATATGGTACTTTGCAGGCAGTGTACCACATAGCCATACCCTGAGCTGCAGTCTTGGCTTCAGATGCACAGAATTTGGGCTATGTTCCCATAACGTGGAAAATGCAGGTCTAGACTTAATGGCAGCCTCCACCCTTAGTGGTGGGACCAGCACCAGGTaaagcacctcctcctcctcgatTGGGAGTGCTGCTGATGGCTGGAAGGTAGGAAAATGTCAGGATGGCCAGATACTCCCCAATCCTCACTATGTAAAATAAACATTGTCTGCACCTTCCATCCTGAGGCCACCTTCTTTTTCCTAGGCTGTCTAGCTCACTTCGAGACAGTGTTCAATATATGGCATCTTTCCTCTAGCCAAAGTTCTGCTCACTTGCCTAATTAAGGCCCTTGCCAAGGGGACTGGAAATgagctttctttttctgcccaTTGCCTCAGGATGGGGGGTGGGATCAGCCAAAAGATGTCATGGTTAGGGACTGAGGAGCCTTAGTCTCTGTGGAGACCTTCCTTCGTAGCCTGTCATCCTAGTTGGAGCTGGGTGAGAAAGGGCAGCTCAGCCCTTCAGCTCAGCCCTCATCCAGCTCAGCCTGGCTTTCCTGGATGCCAGTGCTTTTTCTACACTGTgccaaaatgaaaaccaaacatttcaaaCTGCTTTGCAAATGGGGGTATACCAAAATAtcattttttattccccccccccccccaagttttggTCTTGTTATGTTTCTTCACTCACTAGAAATGACCCTGGAGTTCAACACCAGACCTCAGAAAACACCACTGCAATGCTTTTTGGCTTCagcaaaatggcatttttaacaTGGACACGGCTATTCTCAAACCCTTGAGGCAATTCTAAGACACAACAATTCTGATAACTGGCCTCCCTTAACCTCCTATACCATTCCCTACATGAGCTCACCTCGTGCCTATAGACCAGTTAGCCAAGAAAGCATGTTGTCTCTGACACCTTTCGGGTGATTAGGCTAGGACAGTGTTGAAATATGAATGGATCCATAAAGGCAGAAGGTCAGGTTTTCAGTTGACGCAGCTTCACCAGCTTCTACTGAGCTTTGCATCAGCTGACGAGGTGCCTACTCAAAACCACTCAAACCTTCTCAGCACCATATTGTGCTGATCTGAGCTTTCCCTGGGCATTTTGGCTTACTCTTTACCTTCTAAACGCTTCCAGGCTTTACTAACGTGAAGAGAGTTTAATATGCCAAGCCAAAAAGCCAGCATGTTCTCGGGGAGAAATGAAAACTGCATGCTTGCAGAGCAGTCCCGGCTGGATTGAAGGCTTAAGCAAGAACTTGTGCAGCGCTGCTTCGCTTTGGGAAGACTACCAAATACAACAATATGCAAATCAAATAATGTGCATGAACTTACAAGCCGAAGGTATGAGCAATGTCCTGGAACATGTTGTCAATACGTATCGTGAGGTTAGTAAGTCACTGAGGGCTAgaaccaaaaaaggaaaatgcaggaaCCCTCAGTTCCACAATGTGATTTTGAAAAACCCTTGTTCAGCATCTGTCCAGCCTGAAGGATCCCAGCTTCCTGCAAATGGTGACCACGCAGTTCCTGAGTTGTGTGAAAGCTCAGCTTTTGAGCATGAACAGATGAGCCTAGCTCTAACAGGACTGGGGACTTGGCATCTTGCACTTGCCTAAGCCCAGGTGGGATCCAGAAACCAAATCTTGGGGGTGGGGAGCTTTGTATGATGTCTCCAAGGACATTGATGACCAGCCCTGGGGTCTGTGAAAGGCCAAGGCTTCTCGTAGAAGCCAGTCAGATAAGCTGGTGGGATGAATGCCATTACCCTCTGGTAGGGAGGTAGAGGGTATAGTGCCTGACCAGAGAATAGCTGACACACCTTCCACCTCCTCCCATTGTGGCCTAACTAATCTTGAAAACTTTTGATATGCTGCTCTGCCATGGACAGGAGAGGAAGGTGataattcttcttcttcttcccccttctATCTGACAGCTGCAGTGGCTAAAGCAAGTTGCTTGGGTAGGTTAGCTCTCATCTCTTGGGAGTCACCCCTTCCTCTGCTCAGGAGGAGAGTCCTGATCCAGGCCTTTGGCTATTTTGGAAGGTGCTGTAGGTGGTGAACTGATGTTTGCACATGCCATGGAGAGCCCCTGTGCCTTGCCATGCTAGGACTGAAAAGAACGCATCTACAGCCGTGGTGTTTGTGCAGAAAACCTTCTCCTGCGTGGGTATGAGAGGGGTGGCCTTGGCTTAGGAGTCCACAGGTTGTGGATCCCACCTGGGCTTCAGCAGGAGCCATTAGCTCAGAACAGAGGTGTTTGTGCATACAGGTGCAGAGCTCACCAAAACCCAGGGAGCTTCAGGCAACGCAGCCAGAGGGTCTGCAGAATTTCTGCATTTGCCAGGACTTGGTGGCAGCTGAACAAGGAGTTACAGGAGGACACCTTTGGTTGTAGATACCCAATCCTAAATCCCAGGTCTGTTACCTAAACTCTCCGCTGTTGCTGGCCCTTACTGAAAGTCTACAGCTCAAGGAGGGTATTGATAGGATTTGCCTTAAGAAGGACCGATTATACTCGGCTCTCCTCTTCCCAGAAGGAGCCCGGTGCCTTTTACAGCCTGTATACGCCGTAATCACTCCCCTGCTTTTGAAATGCAGCCACCCCTGGGGTGGAGTGCAGCCACCACTTAACAGCACACAACAGGAAGCAAATAGCATTGTATTTGATCGTAACTACCTGGGGAATGTAGGCAGGCAGAGCAAAGAAGCTGAGATCTGGCCCCGGGCACTGAGGTTAGGATTTTGTCTCTTGAGAAAGTTGCAGCTGATCTCTTGACTCCACGAAATTAGGGCACTGGGTTTACATCTCCTACCCCTAACTTAAGGCACCGAGTTCAATATTGACGCAGATGGAAGAGTGCCATCGCGTGAATCACGTCCTGCCACCTCCTAAGTTACAGGACTGTCCTCCGATTACTAAGCAGACCTGACCCTGCTAAGCTCTGAAGAGCTCCCCAGGTTGTAGCCGGAGGTGGTGTGGCTGCAGGAATGGAGAAGGAGTGTATGGAGATACAGATAAGCAGAAGGAAAGCATGCACTTGTAATGGAAATGAGGGGTTATTAAGGTGCCATATAAAAATGCAAGAGACTTAGCAAAGATAACAGGAAAGTGCAGTATATTTGTCAGGTCGCCTCATTCCTCTCTGGGTGGTTCTGGTAGCAGGAGACAAGCAGCTCGTTCTGACTTGAAGAGAGCTTCTGGAAAGTCATCTGGCAAGAGGAGGTTAATAGGGACTAATACCTCATGGGGATGTTGACTTAAGAGCATTTTAACCACTTTGTTTTCAGTGCAGCACAAGGTCACCAAAGCTCTGGCTTCAGCTTGTTTAATTCCTGCCTGCTCCTTAGTTTCCCTGCAGGGCTTAGAGACTTGGATGGCTGGTGCTTCAAGGTACCCTGTTCTGGACCCTTTTGGGGGGGTTGGTTATCAGTGAAAAAGGTGCTGAGACTTACAGAGGGCCTTTAGGGATGCTTTGTAGCTGTCCCCTAATGCAGAGGTCTCCAAGTCACTGGTCGCTTCTGGAAATTGTTTCCTAAGGAGCCCGGTCTGTGAAGCTGAGAGCCTGAATGTCCTGTGCAGAACACCTCTGACCACCCTCTCTCTGCAGCAGAAACATCTTGGGATGCAAAAACACACAGCCCAGCAGTATCAACATGAGAATTCAGAGGCCTGAGGATGAGGTGACCTAAGATTTGATTTCCTGCTTTCACAGGGCTTTTTTATGTGACTTTGGGCAAATCCTTTAGTCAGTCTGTGCTTCTGCTTCCTTATCCGTACACCTGAGGACAATCCTGCTTATCTCCTCAGGAGCCTGCAATGCTAAATTCAGTGATGTCTTTAGGATCGTGGGCAGAAGGTGTTGGAGCTGAACAGAGGTCATCAAGTTGTGGGATGAGGAAGGCAAATGAATAACTGCATAAATATCTCAACTGTCTAATATATGAAACCTGCTCTCGTGTTCTTCTGCCCAGACGGTGACTTATTTTCCCTGAATTTTTCTCTGAGTGACTAAATGATTAACCCCAAGTCAGGTAGATATCCCAGATATGTAAGAGGAAGGACTATGGTGATGTAGAAGGATGAACATAATGGTTTATTTTGGTCTTAAAAAGCTACAGTCTCTTTACCACCTTTGTACCATAGCACTGAGCCTTGTCGTCCCCACTCTTAACACCCTaagtctttccttcctccctgcgCAGTGGCCTGGTGGTAACAGCAAGTTCCTGGGATGCAGCAATGCAACCCACCTTCAGTTGGGAGCTGAAGTTGCAAGTCCTGTGTCCTCGACCAGAGCTCGAAGAACTAGGTGGTATTTTAGAAAGGGGGCACCACTGTTTCCACTGactgttctttaaaagaaagcagagatcTGTGCAgtcggaaggaaggaaggaaggaaggaaggaaggaaggaaggaaggaaggaaggatgtcTTGCTTGAGGTGGTTCTGGGCTGTACTTCTTGCGAGGAAGGAAGACGTACAGCTGGAGAACAGATAGCTGAGCAGTAGAGATGGACCCTGCTCTAAGGGTTTTCCACTCAGCATGCCACTTTTCTAGATGGTCCTCCTGAAGGTGTGGAAGCTTCTTTGCAAAGGGAACCTTGATGTCTCAAGAACAGCTACTGCCTCTGCTCTGTGGACACAAACCCCCCATGCCAACAACCCTTTACTGCCCAGGATCTTGTTACCATCCTTTTTGAAACATAGCCCTTGGAGTGAAACACTGACTTAATGCTTTTTTGGGCTGAATAACGTATAAACAGTGTGGAAAAGAAATTGCTCCTGGAGATGTATGACAGTGAAGGAAAGAGTTCCCACATCTTAGCCCCTCCTCCCAGCCATCATTAGCATGTCTACTCTTGAATAGAGGATCCTACTCCCCATTCCACACTAGGAAAGACACTGCAACGGTGTGGCTGCAAGCCTTGAATTTCTGACACCACAGACTTCTTGAGTGCTTTTGGGAGAGTCACTTAGCAAGCGGggtaaaatggagaaaatatcATATCTGCTTAGCAGGACTGCGGGGAGGAGACATGCTGTTTTCTCCGAGCTTCGTTTTTCAAAGCTAAAAGACAAGAGAAAGCTACCTGTTGTGTCAGCTATTTCAGACACCCAGACACCCATCTCTGAGAGGCGGAAGGTGTAAAGTCTTTCCAACATTTGTCTGGTAGGGCATGTACCCAGGG contains:
- the WNT3A gene encoding protein Wnt-3a; this translates as MASFGYFLFLCGLSQALSSYPIWWSLAIGHQYSSLGTQPILCGSIPGLVPKQLRFCRNYVEIMPSVAEGVKIGIQECQHQFRGRRWNCTTVNDSLAIFGPVLDKATRESAFVHAIASAGVAFAVTRSCAEGSATICGCDTRHKGSPGEGWKWGGCSEDVEFGSMVSREFADARENRPDARSAMNRHNNEAGRTSIIELMHLKCKCHGLSGSCEVKTCWWSQPDFRVIGDYLKDKYDSASEMVVEKHRESRGWVETLRPKYNFFKAPTEKDLVYYENSPNFCEPNPETGSFGTRDRICNVTSHGIDGCDLLCCGRGHNTRTEKRKEKCHCIFHWCCYVRCQECIRVYDVHTCK